The following proteins are co-located in the Ictalurus punctatus breed USDA103 chromosome 14, Coco_2.0, whole genome shotgun sequence genome:
- the cxxc5b gene encoding CXXC-type zinc finger protein 5 isoform X1 produces the protein MSASGGLMEGNQAREDEDARDSCCADEESSPVVERRNRSGIISTPLSKSLKHSRALSQYIATCSAAAAVANANANRLAQSSLVTTGIKSHSVDAQHRGQVGLSKLDRGALVSSLLDSPSGLHLAQAAELLRRASMLLPVSDSSSLGVGGDMEAVSASDSLGSVTDFPLLSNGGGVGGTFPFHPGLFIMTPAGVFLADGALSQVTGASEQQQAHSEMAAAANANAKKKRKRCGLCPPCRRRINCEQCSSCRNRKTGHQICKFRKCEELKKKPAGGLEKVMLPTGAPFRWFQ, from the exons ATGTCTGCCAGTGGGGGGTTGATGGAGGGAAACCAAGCTAGAGAGGACGAGGATGCTCGGGACAGCTGCTGCGCTGATGAAGAATCGTCGCCCGTGGTGGAGAGGAGGAACCGGAGCGGGATCATCAGCACACCGCTCAGCAAGAGCCTCAAACACTCCCGAGCGCTCTCTCAGTACATCGCCACGTGCTCTGCCGCAGCTGCAgttgctaatgctaatgctaacagaCTTGCCCAGAGTTCCTTAGTAACTACAGGGATTAAGTCTCACTCAGTAGACGCCCAGCACAGAGGCCAGGTGGGACTTTCCAAACTGGACCGGGGTGCACTGGTTTCTAGCCTTCTGGACTCTCCAAGCGGTTTGCATCTGGCCCAGGCAGCAGAGCTCTTACGACGAGCTAGCATGCTACTTCCTGTCTCTGACTCCTCCAGCCTTGGTGTGGGTGGGGATATGGAGGCAGTCTCAGCCTCTGATTCGCTGGGGAGTGTGACAGACTTTCCGTTGTTGAGCAATGGTGGTGGTGTCGGGGGCACTTTCCCGTTCCACCCGGGCCTCTTCATCATGACGCCGGCTGGAGTGTTCCTGGCTGATGGGGCACTGTCACAGGTGACGGGAGCTTCTGAGCAGCAGCAAGCGCACAGTGAGATGGCAGCGGCTGCCAACGCCAACGCCAAGAAGAAGCGCAAACGCTGCGGTTTGTGCCCGCCCTGCAGGCGCAGGATCAACTGCGAGCAGTGCAGCAGCTGCCGTAACCGCAAAACCGGCCACCAGATCTGCAAGTTCAGGAAGTGTGAGGAGCTCAAGAAGAAACCAGCTGGAGGTCTAGAg AAGGTGATGCTGCCCACCGGAGCTCCTTTCCGCTGGTTCCAGTAG
- the cxxc5b gene encoding CXXC-type zinc finger protein 5 isoform X2 — MSASGGLMEGNQAREDEDARDSCCADEESSPVVERRNRSGIISTPLSKSLKHSRALSQYIATCSAAAAVANANANRLAQSSLVTTGIKSHSVDAQHRGQVGLSKLDRGALVSSLLDSPSGLHLAQAAELLRRASMLLPVSDSSSLGVGGDMEAVSASDSLGSVTDFPLLSNGGGVGGTFPFHPGLFIMTPAGVFLADGALSQVTGASEQQQAHSEMAAAANANAKKKRKRCGLCPPCRRRINCEQCSSCRNRKTGHQICKFRKCEELKKKPAGGLEVMLPTGAPFRWFQ, encoded by the exons ATGTCTGCCAGTGGGGGGTTGATGGAGGGAAACCAAGCTAGAGAGGACGAGGATGCTCGGGACAGCTGCTGCGCTGATGAAGAATCGTCGCCCGTGGTGGAGAGGAGGAACCGGAGCGGGATCATCAGCACACCGCTCAGCAAGAGCCTCAAACACTCCCGAGCGCTCTCTCAGTACATCGCCACGTGCTCTGCCGCAGCTGCAgttgctaatgctaatgctaacagaCTTGCCCAGAGTTCCTTAGTAACTACAGGGATTAAGTCTCACTCAGTAGACGCCCAGCACAGAGGCCAGGTGGGACTTTCCAAACTGGACCGGGGTGCACTGGTTTCTAGCCTTCTGGACTCTCCAAGCGGTTTGCATCTGGCCCAGGCAGCAGAGCTCTTACGACGAGCTAGCATGCTACTTCCTGTCTCTGACTCCTCCAGCCTTGGTGTGGGTGGGGATATGGAGGCAGTCTCAGCCTCTGATTCGCTGGGGAGTGTGACAGACTTTCCGTTGTTGAGCAATGGTGGTGGTGTCGGGGGCACTTTCCCGTTCCACCCGGGCCTCTTCATCATGACGCCGGCTGGAGTGTTCCTGGCTGATGGGGCACTGTCACAGGTGACGGGAGCTTCTGAGCAGCAGCAAGCGCACAGTGAGATGGCAGCGGCTGCCAACGCCAACGCCAAGAAGAAGCGCAAACGCTGCGGTTTGTGCCCGCCCTGCAGGCGCAGGATCAACTGCGAGCAGTGCAGCAGCTGCCGTAACCGCAAAACCGGCCACCAGATCTGCAAGTTCAGGAAGTGTGAGGAGCTCAAGAAGAAACCAGCTGGAGGTCTAGAg GTGATGCTGCCCACCGGAGCTCCTTTCCGCTGGTTCCAGTAG